The following coding sequences are from one Triticum aestivum cultivar Chinese Spring chromosome 5A, IWGSC CS RefSeq v2.1, whole genome shotgun sequence window:
- the LOC123106291 gene encoding uncharacterized protein, whose product MYLMDSLEKDNSDCVFDIAESFVTNVLGGDGQEIKRDVVEVSQQEEADYALFSCYNIQQVITCVHAAQLEDIVKGINRDWYPPESAAALRQELVKLIEQYHLRYKPVGTCQCGRHYTVVQKFGHTFHA is encoded by the exons ATGtacttgatggattcactggaaaAGGACAACTCAGACTGTGTTTTTGATATTGCTGAAAG CTTTGTAACAAATGTGTTGGGTGGCGACGGCCAAGAAATCAAGAGGGATGTAGTTGAG GTTTCACAGCAGGAGGAAGCCGACTATGCCTTATTTTCTTGTTATAATATTCAGCAAGTCATTACATGTGTCCATGCAGCTCAGTTGGAAGACATTGTTAAG GGCATAAATAGGGATTGGTATCCACCCGAAAGTGCTGCTGCATTGCGACAAGAACTGGTCAAATTGATTGAGCAGTATCATCTGAGGTACAAACCAGTAGGAACTTGCCAATGTGGAAGACATTATACTGTGGTGCAGAAGTTTGGACATACTTTCCATGCCTAG